In Rahnella sikkimica, the following are encoded in one genomic region:
- a CDS encoding diguanylate cyclase domain-containing protein: MLVPQQAVDEQARLAILASLGIVDSPRIEEIDRITRMAARQFQAKAVVVSLIDADRQWFLSHTGVDIKQSPRDTSFCGHTILQSSPLIIRDARLDLRFHDNPLVSGEPHIVFYAGCALYSKEGVALGALCLIDDRTRAWSDEDQQTLLDMTALVQSYIFHLENRQYTARVEDNLAKSEALFEQTFAHAAVGFSLVALDWRWLRINPQVCNMLGYGEHQLRTCLLHDVTHPDDLYAENILVPRLLSGEINSFSVEKLLQRADGGTLWVTLTASLVRNAAGDAHHYIVVISDITERKHIEQALYSLQEDLERRVAARTHELQMAMDQLHQEIAQRLTRERELTESKNRLRAITDNIPALICHVDANEQYTFVNHFHANWYGVEENKVNGQQVRDVVGYESYEKIQPYIRQVLQGMTVSYEIELPEDPRHGKGGVLHTTLIPCDDVRNGYYGLSTDISEIKELQAQLEFEANHDSLTGLPNRRAFQQSLIYAAKQQEKADKDIALLFLDIDNFKAYNDTYGHEFGDLILKFFGHTLRDNLRSQDIVARLAGDEFTVLLGHLVNTEHDVSRICISLMSALHGIERVGGVPVALSASIGVAVGRARQPLLPDTLMARADAAMYRAKQSGKGRYYLG; the protein is encoded by the coding sequence ATGTTAGTCCCTCAACAGGCAGTTGATGAACAAGCTCGTCTTGCCATACTGGCTTCTCTGGGCATAGTAGATTCCCCCAGAATTGAGGAAATCGACCGCATTACCCGGATGGCCGCCCGTCAGTTTCAGGCCAAGGCGGTCGTTGTTTCACTGATAGATGCCGACCGGCAGTGGTTTTTGTCCCATACCGGCGTGGATATCAAGCAGTCCCCCCGCGACACCTCGTTCTGTGGTCACACGATCCTCCAGTCAAGCCCGCTTATCATCAGGGATGCCCGGCTGGATTTGCGATTTCACGATAATCCACTGGTTTCCGGCGAACCTCACATCGTTTTCTACGCAGGCTGCGCACTGTACTCAAAAGAGGGCGTCGCGCTGGGTGCGCTTTGCCTGATTGACGACCGCACGCGGGCGTGGAGCGATGAAGATCAACAGACCTTGCTGGACATGACCGCGCTGGTGCAGAGCTATATTTTTCATCTCGAAAATCGCCAGTACACCGCGCGTGTGGAAGACAACCTTGCAAAAAGCGAAGCATTATTCGAGCAGACGTTTGCCCACGCGGCGGTTGGTTTTTCACTGGTGGCGCTCGACTGGCGCTGGTTACGTATCAACCCCCAGGTTTGCAATATGTTGGGTTACGGCGAACATCAGTTGCGCACTTGCCTGCTGCATGATGTGACGCACCCGGACGACCTTTATGCCGAAAATATTCTGGTTCCGCGTCTGCTGTCGGGTGAAATCAACAGTTTCAGCGTTGAAAAATTGTTGCAGCGCGCTGACGGCGGCACGCTTTGGGTTACGCTGACGGCGTCTCTGGTGCGTAATGCCGCCGGTGATGCCCATCACTATATCGTCGTCATCAGCGATATCACTGAACGTAAGCATATCGAACAGGCGCTGTATTCCTTGCAGGAAGACCTTGAGCGCCGCGTGGCAGCGCGCACGCACGAGCTTCAGATGGCGATGGATCAGCTCCATCAGGAGATAGCGCAGCGCCTGACGCGCGAACGTGAACTGACCGAAAGCAAAAATCGCCTCAGGGCTATCACCGACAACATTCCCGCCCTGATTTGCCATGTGGATGCCAATGAACAATATACGTTCGTGAACCATTTTCACGCGAACTGGTACGGCGTGGAAGAAAACAAAGTGAACGGCCAGCAGGTCAGGGATGTGGTCGGGTATGAGAGTTACGAAAAAATTCAGCCTTACATCCGGCAGGTTTTGCAGGGCATGACGGTCAGCTATGAAATAGAATTACCCGAAGATCCCCGTCACGGAAAAGGCGGCGTTCTGCACACCACGCTGATCCCCTGCGATGATGTCCGCAACGGTTATTACGGTCTTTCCACGGATATCAGCGAAATCAAAGAACTTCAGGCGCAGCTTGAGTTTGAGGCCAACCATGATTCACTGACCGGTTTGCCAAACCGGCGCGCGTTCCAGCAGTCACTGATTTATGCCGCAAAACAACAAGAAAAAGCAGATAAAGACATCGCATTACTCTTTTTAGATATTGATAATTTTAAAGCTTACAACGACACCTACGGGCATGAATTTGGCGATTTGATCCTGAAGTTTTTCGGTCATACCTTGCGCGACAATCTGCGCTCGCAGGATATCGTGGCGCGGCTGGCTGGCGATGAATTTACGGTTTTACTCGGGCATTTGGTGAATACGGAACATGATGTCAGCCGGATTTGTATCAGCCTGATGAGTGCTTTGCACGGCATCGAACGCGTGGGCGGCGTGCCGGTGGCGTTGTCGGCAAGTATCGGTGTTGCCGTGGGGCGTGCGCGTCAGCCGTTGCTGCCGGATACGCTGATGGCCCGCGCCGATGCCGCCATGTACCGGGCGAAACAAAGCGGGAAGGGGCGCTATTATTTAGGATAA
- the sapD gene encoding putrescine export ABC transporter ATP-binding protein SapD, translated as MPLLDIRNLTIEFMTADGPVKAVDRVSITLNAGEVRGLVGESGSGKSLIAKAICGVTKDNWRVTADRMRFDDIDLLTLSPRERRKLVGQNVSMIFQEPQSCLDPSENIGRQLIQAIPGWTYKGRWYQRWKWRKKRAIELLHRVGIKDHKDIMASYPYELTEGECQKVMIAIALANQPRLLIADEPTNAMEPTTQAQIFRLLARLNQNNNTTILLISHDLQMMSKWANRINVLYCGQTVESAVCEDLLAAPHHPYTQALIRAMPDFGRSLPHKSRLNTLPGAIPSLEHLPIGCRLGPRCPYAQKKCIETPRLRLAKTHAFACHFPLNMEEQ; from the coding sequence ATGCCGTTACTTGATATCCGTAACCTGACAATCGAATTTATGACCGCCGACGGCCCGGTGAAAGCCGTCGACCGCGTCAGTATTACGCTGAACGCCGGTGAAGTTCGCGGGCTGGTGGGCGAGTCCGGTTCAGGAAAAAGCCTGATTGCCAAAGCCATTTGCGGGGTCACCAAAGACAACTGGCGCGTGACCGCTGACCGGATGCGTTTTGATGATATTGACCTGCTGACGCTTTCCCCGCGTGAACGCCGCAAACTGGTCGGGCAGAACGTGTCGATGATTTTTCAGGAACCGCAGTCCTGTCTGGATCCGTCCGAAAACATCGGCCGTCAGTTGATTCAGGCGATTCCCGGCTGGACGTACAAAGGCCGCTGGTATCAGCGCTGGAAATGGCGGAAAAAACGCGCCATTGAGCTGCTGCACCGCGTCGGGATTAAAGATCATAAAGACATTATGGCCAGCTATCCGTATGAGCTGACCGAAGGCGAATGCCAGAAAGTGATGATTGCCATCGCGCTGGCCAATCAGCCGCGCCTGCTGATTGCGGATGAACCGACCAACGCCATGGAGCCCACCACGCAGGCGCAGATTTTCCGCCTTCTGGCGCGGCTCAATCAGAATAACAACACCACCATTTTGCTCATCAGCCATGATCTGCAAATGATGAGCAAATGGGCCAACCGGATTAACGTGCTGTATTGCGGACAAACCGTCGAAAGCGCGGTGTGCGAAGACTTGCTGGCCGCGCCGCATCATCCGTATACGCAGGCGCTGATCCGCGCAATGCCTGACTTTGGCCGCTCACTGCCGCATAAAAGCCGTCTGAATACGTTGCCGGGCGCAATCCCTTCACTGGAACATTTGCCGATTGGCTGTCGTCTGGGGCCGCGCTGCCCTTACGCACAAAAGAAATGCATTGAAACGCCGCGCCTTCGTCTGGCAAAAACTCACGCATTTGCCTGCCACTTTCCGCTGAACATGGAGGAGCAATAA
- a CDS encoding CMD domain-containing protein — MEQQRKAAHSGWYHETQSSQQGHLPLDPHAALIQDRFLLGLENQLDPTLRPLINDRHGLLRASRACYDVLFPESLNVSRTETLSLYDRLSSALTVAQVSGVQCLCSHYAARLAPLSSPDASRESNIRQTHITQFARLLATQPTLITAPMLSQLYDVGLSTRDIVTFTQLIGFVCYQARVLAVLNGLRGRAAAVLPGFPSPEGCEQKGFSLAMLHWTSRLPEVVPETASRHQQDVLDLIAPNARSSSFYTLLVHDADALSEFSAVFNNIMQAGERPKAAWRELSAVTTSQLNGCLYCAGIHGRLYLEAGGNETLIGDLFKESHRDDAVDFVSQKRADAKEAALLEAVITLTRTPERFDARRLHGLSDAGYSAAQSLDILLTAALFSWSNRLIQTLGDTLNR; from the coding sequence ATGGAACAACAACGCAAGGCCGCACATAGCGGCTGGTATCACGAAACACAATCCAGCCAGCAGGGTCACCTGCCCCTCGATCCTCATGCCGCGTTGATTCAGGACAGATTTTTACTTGGGCTGGAAAACCAGCTCGACCCGACACTCCGCCCGCTGATTAACGATCGTCATGGCCTGCTGCGCGCTTCCCGTGCCTGTTACGACGTTCTCTTTCCGGAGAGCCTGAACGTTTCGCGCACCGAAACGTTGTCTTTATATGACCGTCTCAGCAGTGCGCTGACCGTGGCGCAGGTGAGCGGCGTGCAATGCCTTTGTAGCCATTACGCTGCCCGCCTCGCCCCGCTTTCCAGCCCCGACGCTTCTCGTGAAAGCAACATCCGCCAGACCCACATTACCCAGTTCGCCCGCTTACTCGCTACGCAACCCACGTTAATTACTGCGCCGATGCTCAGTCAGCTCTACGACGTGGGGCTGAGCACGCGGGATATTGTCACGTTTACGCAGCTTATTGGTTTTGTCTGTTATCAGGCACGCGTACTGGCCGTCCTGAATGGTCTGCGTGGTCGTGCAGCTGCCGTATTACCCGGATTCCCGTCGCCGGAAGGCTGCGAGCAAAAAGGGTTTTCGCTGGCCATGCTGCACTGGACGTCGCGTTTGCCGGAAGTGGTGCCCGAAACCGCCAGCCGTCATCAGCAGGATGTGCTGGATTTGATCGCGCCCAATGCCCGTTCTTCTTCTTTCTATACGTTGCTGGTTCATGATGCAGATGCGCTGAGCGAATTCTCGGCCGTATTCAATAATATTATGCAGGCCGGAGAACGCCCGAAAGCCGCGTGGCGCGAGTTGTCAGCGGTGACGACGTCTCAGTTAAACGGTTGTCTGTACTGTGCGGGGATCCACGGACGCCTTTATCTGGAAGCAGGCGGAAATGAAACACTGATCGGTGATTTATTTAAAGAAAGCCATCGCGATGACGCCGTTGATTTTGTCTCGCAAAAACGTGCGGATGCGAAAGAAGCGGCGTTGCTGGAAGCCGTGATTACCCTGACCCGTACACCGGAGCGTTTTGACGCCCGCCGTCTTCACGGCTTGTCTGACGCGGGCTACAGTGCCGCACAATCTCTGGATATCCTGCTCACCGCAGCTCTGTTCAGCTGGTCAAACCGCCTGATTCAGACGCTCGGCGATACCCTCAACAGGTAA
- the sapF gene encoding putrescine export ABC transporter ATP-binding protein SapF → MGETLLEVRNLSKTFRYRTGLFRKMDLDAVKPVSFTLREKQTLAIIGENGSGKSTLAKMLSGMIEPSSGEILIDEHPLEFRDYRFRSQQIRMIFQDPSTSLNPRQRIGQLLEAPLRLNGEMDAQQREQRINQTLRLVGMLPDHAFYYPHMLASGQKQRVALARALILQPKVIVADEALASLDMSMRSQIINMMLELQEKQGISYIYVTQHLGMMKHISDQVLVMHEGEVVERGNTAEVLAAPLHDLTKRLISSHFGEALTADAWRRDGN, encoded by the coding sequence ATGGGCGAGACCTTGCTTGAAGTCCGCAACCTGAGCAAAACGTTCCGTTATCGTACCGGCCTGTTTCGCAAGATGGATCTCGATGCCGTGAAGCCAGTCAGTTTCACGTTGCGTGAGAAACAAACGCTGGCGATTATTGGTGAGAACGGCTCGGGGAAATCCACACTGGCAAAAATGCTGTCAGGCATGATTGAACCGAGCAGCGGGGAGATTTTGATTGATGAACATCCGCTGGAATTTCGCGATTACCGCTTTCGCAGCCAGCAGATCCGCATGATTTTTCAGGATCCGAGTACGTCCCTGAATCCGCGCCAGCGCATCGGCCAGTTGCTCGAAGCCCCGCTGCGCCTGAACGGTGAGATGGATGCACAACAGCGCGAGCAGCGTATCAACCAGACATTACGGCTGGTGGGCATGTTGCCGGATCACGCGTTTTATTACCCGCATATGCTGGCCTCCGGGCAAAAGCAGCGCGTCGCGTTAGCGCGTGCCTTGATCCTGCAACCGAAAGTGATTGTTGCCGATGAAGCGCTGGCCTCGCTCGATATGTCCATGCGCTCGCAAATCATTAACATGATGCTCGAATTGCAGGAAAAACAGGGTATTTCCTACATTTATGTGACTCAGCATTTGGGCATGATGAAGCACATCAGCGATCAGGTGCTGGTGATGCACGAAGGCGAAGTGGTGGAACGCGGAAACACGGCAGAAGTTCTCGCTGCACCATTGCATGATCTCACCAAAAGGCTGATCTCCAGTCATTTTGGCGAGGCATTAACCGCCGATGCCTGGCGTCGCGACGGCAATTAA
- the dtpA gene encoding dipeptide/tripeptide permease DtpA — MSTANKTPNKESVSLNAFKQPKAFYLIFSIELWERFGYYGLQGIMAVYLVKMLGLSEADSITLFSSFSALVYGFVAIGGWLGDKVLGSKRVIVLGAIVLALGYSFVAYSGHEIFWVYLGMATIAVGSGLFKANPSSLLSTCYEKDDPRLDGAFTMYYMSVNIGSFFSMLATPWLAAKYGWSVAFSLSVVGMLITIVNFLFCRKWVKRQGSKPDFAPLQFQKLLMVLVGVVALVFISSWLLHNQTIARLVLGVVSVGIIIVFAKETFAMQGIARRKMIVAFLLMMEAVVFFVLYSQMPTSLNFFAIHNVGHDLLGLSFQPEQFQALNPFWIMVASPILAAVYTKVGDRMPMPHKFAIGMVLCSGAFLVLPWGASLANEHGIVSVNWLVLSYALQSIGELMISGLGLAMVAQLVPQRLMGFIMGAWFLTTAAAAIIAGYVANLTAVPADINDAHASLAIYSHVFLQIGIATAVIAVLMLVTASKLHRMTLDRETDEKQPELASAQ; from the coding sequence GTGTCAACTGCAAACAAAACACCTAATAAAGAAAGCGTGAGTCTGAACGCGTTCAAACAGCCAAAAGCGTTTTATCTGATCTTCTCCATCGAATTGTGGGAGCGTTTCGGTTACTACGGCCTGCAAGGGATCATGGCGGTTTACCTGGTCAAAATGCTTGGCCTGAGTGAAGCCGACTCCATCACCCTGTTCTCATCCTTCAGTGCGCTGGTCTACGGCTTCGTGGCTATCGGCGGCTGGCTGGGCGATAAAGTGCTGGGTTCTAAGCGTGTGATCGTGCTGGGTGCAATCGTGCTGGCGCTGGGTTATTCATTCGTTGCGTATTCCGGCCACGAAATCTTCTGGGTTTATCTGGGTATGGCGACCATCGCCGTCGGCAGCGGCCTGTTTAAAGCAAATCCATCCTCATTGCTTTCTACCTGCTACGAAAAAGATGACCCGCGTCTTGATGGCGCATTCACCATGTATTACATGTCGGTCAACATCGGTTCATTCTTCTCTATGCTCGCCACGCCGTGGCTGGCCGCGAAGTATGGCTGGAGCGTCGCGTTCTCCCTGAGCGTCGTCGGTATGCTGATTACTATCGTGAACTTCCTGTTCTGCCGCAAATGGGTAAAACGTCAGGGTTCAAAACCGGATTTCGCACCGTTGCAGTTCCAAAAACTGCTGATGGTACTGGTCGGCGTTGTTGCACTGGTGTTCATTTCCAGCTGGTTGCTGCATAACCAAACCATCGCACGACTGGTTCTGGGTGTGGTTTCTGTGGGTATCATCATTGTGTTTGCGAAAGAAACCTTCGCTATGCAAGGCATCGCGCGCCGCAAGATGATTGTCGCGTTCCTGCTGATGATGGAAGCAGTGGTGTTCTTCGTGCTGTACAGCCAGATGCCAACGTCCCTGAACTTCTTCGCTATCCATAACGTGGGTCACGATCTGCTGGGTCTAAGCTTCCAGCCTGAGCAGTTCCAGGCGCTGAACCCGTTCTGGATCATGGTTGCCAGCCCGATTCTGGCAGCGGTTTACACCAAAGTGGGCGACCGCATGCCAATGCCGCATAAATTTGCGATCGGTATGGTGCTGTGCTCAGGTGCATTCCTGGTGTTGCCGTGGGGTGCAAGCCTTGCCAACGAACATGGGATCGTGTCTGTTAACTGGCTGGTGCTGAGCTATGCGTTGCAGAGTATCGGTGAGCTGATGATTTCAGGTCTGGGTCTGGCGATGGTGGCGCAACTGGTTCCACAGCGTCTGATGGGCTTCATCATGGGCGCATGGTTCCTGACGACCGCTGCGGCGGCGATTATCGCGGGCTATGTCGCGAATCTGACGGCAGTTCCAGCTGATATCAATGATGCACACGCTTCACTGGCAATCTACAGCCACGTGTTCCTGCAAATTGGTATCGCGACCGCAGTGATTGCCGTCCTGATGTTGGTCACTGCCTCTAAGCTGCACCGCATGACGCTTGACCGCGAAACTGACGAAAAACAACCTGAACTGGCTTCTGCTCAGTAA
- a CDS encoding helix-turn-helix domain-containing protein has product MSDSSSRKIVDGANIYQDFETRFYEWEDGMSSAGFKLELPDRHREEFDWGVTGYNFGRVIGGVLTVSEHDISRQYGNLFSMPDHIVIFIVVVGGMSCQCFGEDFVLSQGDILIQDMSQPIKIHVYPGDRKPRLGSYQYIIMPKHSLNFNVDIASLHGKRIPATSPVNIILRTHFATMVQVFDQMTEQEILSTGEGAASVFLQTLHLVAGKKVEHPFEQSARLERICLYIEKHLSKPVSIDILCKNFAISRSGLYRLFEPMGGIAQFIRSRRLLLAKRLLRTSSMSDQSLAAIARHCGLELSALRRYFHEFYGTTPSEMREKYRRDAEQSGQADATHVNWVSSL; this is encoded by the coding sequence ATGAGCGATTCATCCTCAAGAAAAATCGTTGACGGTGCCAACATTTACCAGGACTTCGAAACCCGTTTTTACGAATGGGAAGACGGGATGTCCAGCGCCGGATTTAAACTGGAATTGCCTGACCGTCACCGCGAAGAATTTGACTGGGGCGTTACCGGCTATAATTTTGGCCGCGTTATCGGCGGCGTGCTGACGGTCAGTGAACACGATATCAGCCGTCAATACGGCAACCTGTTTTCGATGCCTGATCATATCGTGATTTTTATCGTGGTCGTCGGTGGAATGTCATGCCAGTGTTTTGGGGAAGATTTCGTGCTCAGTCAGGGTGATATCCTGATACAAGATATGTCGCAGCCGATCAAAATCCACGTCTATCCCGGTGACCGCAAGCCACGTTTGGGCTCGTATCAGTACATTATTATGCCCAAGCACAGCCTGAATTTTAATGTTGATATTGCCTCACTGCACGGCAAACGTATTCCGGCGACTTCGCCGGTGAACATCATTTTACGCACCCACTTTGCCACGATGGTGCAGGTCTTTGACCAGATGACTGAGCAGGAAATCCTCAGCACCGGCGAAGGGGCTGCTTCGGTGTTTTTACAAACGCTGCATCTGGTGGCAGGCAAAAAAGTCGAACATCCGTTTGAGCAAAGTGCGCGGCTGGAAAGGATTTGTTTGTATATTGAGAAACATCTTAGCAAGCCGGTCAGCATCGATATTTTGTGCAAAAACTTCGCGATATCGCGTTCCGGATTGTACCGGTTATTCGAGCCGATGGGCGGTATTGCGCAATTTATCCGCAGCCGTCGCCTGTTGCTGGCAAAACGATTATTACGGACATCTTCGATGTCCGACCAAAGCCTGGCGGCTATTGCACGTCATTGCGGTCTTGAACTGAGCGCGTTGCGCCGGTATTTCCATGAGTTTTATGGCACCACACCCTCGGAAATGCGGGAGAAATACCGCCGTGATGCAGAACAATCCGGTCAGGCTGATGCCACACATGTGAATTGGGTCAGCTCGCTTTAA